tattttttaaactgaAAGTGCATTTGGGAGTGATTTTAGAAAccttttctaatatttctaacacttgaaactaaaaatgaatgaatctCAAGCCAAATGGTGAATTCAAGGGTATTTACAGCCCTAATCTCATACCTTCCATTATCCACTTTTAAGGActaagggtttgtttgataattattttttaaaacgattttttagaatagtttttaaaattgttctatgatatttgtttgaaaacttaaaatattttaactcatttttaatatttttaaatatgttttagaaatatttttatgtttagtattttatttttcgttattctatatgtttgcataattattttttaaaataattcttaaaaaacaagtgaaaataatacgaaacaattaaaaaatattttatgaaaacaccatattttctattttaaaaaataatttattattgtcaaacattttttttttattctgaaaaatataaaattgttctcaaaaacaattctcaaacgACCTAAACCGCCTCATTACCCATTATGCACCCCTTTTTCATTCATCAACCCCAATACTTTGTTACTTATTGGTCCCAGGGATTCTTTAATCCAATTTGAATTATTAGTCACATTCCCCTTTAATCCActacatatattttaataattaatcttattttcaGTTATTCTTAACCctaattttaaaagtgaaaatagaaattataatagagaatgaaatagaaattaaaatagaaacaaaagatgaatcaaaattcatgaaaaatggaATAGATTTTCTATTCTCATTCTCGTTCCTTACTCCTGTCTTCCAAATCTACATCCAAGATGATAAAAAAAGTTCAAACCATTCTTCTCCAATTGTATACCAACACGTGTAATTTTTTACCAAAATTCTCAAGAAATTCTGCAAAAACTCCATAAAAATTTGACATGTAACTGAAAACCCCGGGTATTACAGAACATGGCATTGATGTATATGTGTAATTGTCAAACCTACAAAGCATTTTTGTAGTAAGGAATCTCAAACAATCTGTGGGCAAAAGAACAAGCTCATCACACTTCCAGAACTGAATATGGCACAGAATGATAAAAATAACCTAGCAAACTCTGTCACTCCACTCTAATCTGCCTTCTCAGTTACTTGCTCAATCTCTGATGCAGCTCTTACTGGGCTGCTGCTTGTCCTCCCGCTATCAGTCACAGGACCGGCAGCATTGTTGACTGCATCAGCACTGCCCGCCCCTGGGGACTTGGAGCCAGTAGCATGCTCTTCCAGTTGCTGTGACCGATTCACTGCCCCTGGGGACTTGGAGGCAGAAGCATGCTCTTCCAGTTGCTGTGACAGATTCACCGCCCCTGGGGACTTGGAGCCAGACGCATGCTCTTCCTGTTGCAGTGACCGATTCAGGGCATTGCAGTGTGGACAATAGTAGGTTATGTAGGCGAAATCCTCCTTCCGGGCAAGGCCTGCACCAAACCAAAGACCCCTGAAGATATGACAAAACTAAGAGTTGGAAGTCCAGGTGGGTTAAGGATGTGAATACTACTCCACTTACCATTGTGCATATGGCAGTTCCCGCATATGAGCGCATATGACTGTGTTGGATCCTCACCCACAAGCAATGCTGCAATTCGAGCAATCCATCCCCCATCATATCGGGCCACCCCTTGATGAGGGTAATGCTCCAcaaccaactgatcatgcccaGAAGTTCCAGTACCCTCGACCCCTGCTTGATGGGGCATTTCCCCCTCAGAGGGATGCATTGTGGGATTAGCTGGATTACCGGATCTGGTTTGCAACTGTTTTCTATTTCGCAGCCCACTAGATTGTGTTAATTCTACATCATTGCTCTTCGCTGTTGCAACATCAAGCTGAGATTCATCACCGACAAACACTTTTAAGCCTGACTCTGCACCCAACTTTGATGCCAGGACAGTTGCAGCAGCAGCCTTTGCTGCTGGATCAGTGTCATATCTCTGCATTAAAGGGCTGAAGATCAGTACAACATGTAGTTCCAGGTACATAACATCATTAACCCAGAGGCCCTCATGGAAACGCATGTGTAAGTTACAAGCAGGGCAGGGCTCTGAAAAAAGGTCTAAAGAAACAAGCACAAGACTCTCctcaaaagaaaatgtctcaAGCACAAAGCCTGAGACATGAAGTCTGCAAAAGTTTAATATACGCACAGACAGAAACTTCAAAAAGCCATTCATTTCTTCATggtaaaaaaaaagggggacaTCAACATTTCACCCGGTTTGGTTTATCTTGGCATCTCAAGTTTTCCTTCCTAGCTCTATCTTGTATAAGCAATTTACTTGGTAGAGT
This DNA window, taken from Vitis vinifera cultivar Pinot Noir 40024 chromosome 2, ASM3070453v1, encodes the following:
- the LOC100256174 gene encoding uncharacterized protein At2g24330, which encodes MAEEADKDQGNGQSSSAAEKDTGVQKKKRRGIISRIWNGLFRRHGDDFEKRLQHISKEEASVLARMKRRSQSSRTMTRNLIVLSVILEVIAVGYAIMTTRSVDLNWKMRAFRVLPMFLLPGLSSAAYSVIVSLTRMCDRRDQKTLERLRAERRAKIDELKERTNYYTTQQLIQRYDTDPAAKAAAATVLASKLGAESGLKVFVGDESQLDVATAKSNDVELTQSSGLRNRKQLQTRSGNPANPTMHPSEGEMPHQAGVEGTGTSGHDQLVVEHYPHQGVARYDGGWIARIAALLVGEDPTQSYALICGNCHMHNGLARKEDFAYITYYCPHCNALNRSLQQEEHASGSKSPGAVNLSQQLEEHASASKSPGAVNRSQQLEEHATGSKSPGAGSADAVNNAAGPVTDSGRTSSSPVRAASEIEQVTEKAD